In a genomic window of Flammeovirga agarivorans:
- a CDS encoding YqgE/AlgH family protein → MDFTINFGNRPIGNGDLLISEPFMKDRNFERSVIIVCEHDEVEGSFGLILNKPSLVTIEEVESRLEIDSPIYVGGPVEQDTLHYIHKFKDVTNAIPLKDGLYWGGNYDEIKELNHKGLLNVNNCRFFMGYAGWEEKQLRGELREDSWVVSNMKLNNILDEPVDTLWQHVLYNMGGKYKVFANAPKNIRMN, encoded by the coding sequence ATGGATTTTACTATCAATTTTGGAAATAGACCCATCGGAAATGGTGATTTACTTATCTCAGAACCATTTATGAAAGATCGTAATTTTGAACGATCAGTGATCATTGTGTGTGAACATGATGAAGTGGAAGGGTCTTTTGGTCTAATTTTAAATAAACCTTCTTTAGTTACAATCGAGGAGGTGGAAAGTAGGCTTGAAATAGATAGCCCAATATACGTCGGAGGTCCAGTAGAACAGGATACATTACATTACATCCATAAATTTAAAGATGTAACCAACGCAATACCCCTAAAAGACGGTTTGTATTGGGGAGGGAATTATGATGAAATCAAAGAATTAAATCATAAAGGCCTACTTAATGTCAACAATTGTCGCTTCTTTATGGGATACGCTGGTTGGGAAGAAAAGCAGCTTAGAGGCGAGTTAAGAGAAGATTCTTGGGTAGTTTCGAATATGAAATTAAACAATATTCTTGATGAACCTGTTGATACGCTATGGCAACATGTTTTGTATAACATGGGTGGCAAATACAAAGTGTTTGCAAATGCACCTAAGAATATTAGAATGAACTAG
- a CDS encoding M3 family metallopeptidase — protein MQNPLLKPFNTPFGTAPFTEIKEEHFLPAFEQAIVEAKENIQKIESSTDAPTFDNTIVALEHCSDLLGKISSIFFNLNSAETNDEIQKIAQEVSPKLSGLRNDILLNEKLFDKVKAVYDQREQLTLSTEDSKLLEKSYSDFALNGAALDSEKKEQLRNVDLELSKLSLTFGEHVLAATNAYEMVVDNEADLKGLPDAIKEAASMTAKEKGKEGKWVFTLQYPSYIPFMTYAENQSLREELFRAFGSRCFDGGDNDNQEIVQKLVHLRNEKAQLLGFENYADYVLEKRMAPSPQAVVDFLNDLQQKARPAAEKEVEDVIAYAKANGAEEVQRWDWAFWSEKLKKERFDIDDEALKPYFKLENVLNGVFDVSNKLYGLNFKERTDIQKYHEDVMTYEVTDENGRLISVFYADFFPREGKRGGAWMTSFRGQSFVEGEEQRPHVSIVCNFTKPTETKPSLLTFNEVTTLFHEFGHALHGMLAEGKYESLTGTSVYWDFVELPSQVLENWCYERETLDLFAKHYETGEAIPQEMIDKIKASSTFLEGYQTLRQVSFGLLDMGYHRLADGVVDNVADFEKEAMDSTSLNAMAKVEGVNMSVAFSHIFQGGYAAGYYSYKWAEVLDADAFELFKEKGIFDKATADSFKENVLSRGGIEDPMVLYKRFRGQEPKVDALLRRAGLLN, from the coding sequence ATGCAAAATCCTTTATTAAAACCTTTTAATACACCGTTTGGAACGGCCCCTTTTACTGAAATCAAAGAAGAACACTTTCTACCAGCATTTGAACAAGCAATAGTTGAAGCAAAAGAAAATATTCAAAAAATTGAAAGCAGTACAGATGCACCAACTTTTGATAATACAATCGTTGCATTAGAGCACTGTTCTGATCTTTTAGGAAAAATAAGTAGTATCTTTTTTAATCTGAATTCAGCAGAAACAAATGATGAAATTCAGAAGATTGCTCAAGAAGTTTCTCCAAAATTAAGTGGGCTTCGTAATGATATTTTATTGAACGAAAAGTTATTTGATAAGGTAAAAGCTGTATACGATCAAAGAGAGCAGTTAACATTGTCTACTGAAGACAGTAAATTACTAGAAAAATCATATAGCGACTTTGCTTTAAATGGGGCAGCTTTAGATTCAGAGAAAAAAGAACAGCTAAGAAATGTAGATCTTGAGCTATCAAAGTTATCTCTTACTTTTGGTGAACATGTATTGGCCGCGACAAATGCTTACGAAATGGTTGTCGACAATGAAGCTGATTTAAAAGGATTGCCTGATGCAATTAAAGAAGCAGCTAGCATGACGGCAAAAGAGAAAGGAAAAGAAGGTAAATGGGTATTTACATTACAATATCCTAGTTATATACCATTCATGACTTATGCGGAAAACCAAAGCTTAAGAGAAGAATTATTTAGAGCATTTGGTAGCCGTTGTTTTGATGGAGGTGATAATGATAACCAAGAAATTGTACAGAAATTAGTACATCTACGTAATGAGAAAGCACAATTACTTGGCTTTGAAAATTATGCAGATTATGTTCTTGAGAAACGTATGGCTCCATCACCACAGGCTGTTGTTGATTTCTTAAATGATTTACAGCAAAAAGCTCGCCCTGCGGCAGAAAAAGAAGTAGAAGATGTGATTGCTTATGCAAAAGCAAATGGAGCAGAAGAAGTGCAACGTTGGGACTGGGCATTCTGGTCTGAGAAATTGAAAAAAGAACGTTTTGATATCGACGATGAAGCTTTAAAGCCATACTTCAAACTTGAAAATGTTTTGAACGGCGTTTTTGATGTATCTAATAAATTGTATGGATTAAATTTCAAGGAGAGAACGGATATTCAAAAATACCATGAAGATGTAATGACTTATGAAGTTACAGATGAAAATGGCCGCTTAATATCAGTCTTCTATGCAGACTTTTTCCCGAGAGAAGGGAAAAGAGGTGGAGCTTGGATGACTTCATTCAGAGGACAAAGCTTTGTAGAAGGTGAAGAGCAAAGACCACATGTATCTATTGTATGTAATTTCACTAAGCCAACAGAAACAAAACCATCGTTACTTACTTTCAATGAAGTAACTACATTGTTCCATGAGTTTGGTCATGCATTGCATGGAATGTTGGCAGAAGGGAAGTATGAAAGTTTAACAGGAACATCAGTTTATTGGGATTTTGTAGAATTACCATCTCAGGTTCTTGAAAATTGGTGTTATGAAAGAGAAACATTAGACCTTTTTGCAAAACACTACGAAACAGGTGAAGCTATTCCTCAAGAAATGATTGATAAGATCAAAGCATCTTCAACTTTCTTAGAAGGATATCAAACATTGCGTCAAGTTAGCTTTGGTTTGTTAGATATGGGATACCATAGATTAGCAGATGGGGTAGTGGATAATGTTGCTGACTTTGAGAAAGAAGCCATGGACTCGACATCATTAAATGCGATGGCAAAAGTAGAAGGAGTTAACATGAGTGTAGCATTCTCTCATATTTTTCAGGGGGGATACGCCGCAGGATATTACTCATATAAATGGGCAGAAGTATTAGACGCAGATGCCTTTGAGTTATTTAAAGAAAAAGGAATTTTCGATAAAGCAACTGCGGATAGTTTTAAAGAAAATGTGCTTTCTAGAGGCGGAATCGAAGATCCAATGGTACTTTATAAGCGTTTTAGAGGTCAAGAACCAAAGGTAGATGCTTTATTAAGACGAGCAGGTCTTTTGAACTAG
- a CDS encoding HesB/IscA family protein has product MIQVSDAAAQRIIELREKEGRGDDQNVRVSVKGGGCSGLMYDLSFDAEIKDTDDIFEDKGVKIYVDKKSLLYLVGTTLDFSDGLNGKGFQFVNPNASRTCGCGESFSI; this is encoded by the coding sequence ATGATTCAAGTTTCAGATGCAGCGGCACAACGCATTATTGAATTAAGAGAAAAAGAAGGAAGAGGTGATGACCAAAATGTAAGAGTTTCTGTAAAAGGAGGCGGTTGCTCAGGTTTAATGTATGATCTTTCTTTTGATGCAGAAATAAAAGATACAGACGATATCTTTGAAGATAAAGGTGTGAAAATCTATGTAGACAAGAAAAGCTTACTTTATTTAGTAGGTACTACATTAGACTTTTCTGATGGTTTAAACGGCAAAGGTTTCCAATTTGTAAACCCAAATGCCTCTAGAACATGTGGATGTGGAGAAAGCTTCTCTATCTAA
- a CDS encoding 7TM diverse intracellular signaling domain-containing protein, whose translation MKILKSNYLNFIIIFWFCLPIAASANDKSPFLIEVPDYVDKIFIPSSKVMVLKDRDSRYTIDQIVNNNAKNFIPLPKVDNIVLSEESYSYWVKIQLEGEALSKDRWFFEIPDSHVGEIIAYMQVGNDPPVLMEKAGYDHIYTTRTFRHKNIIFPIDQLNIGDNKEVKVYLKYTSLFLNVLFYKISKSETFLEYSNTEYLMLGLNYGILVCLIITSLLLYITIRDKSLIFLIAFLIGSICVGLTEDNLGAEYLFTNKPFLNYILMKYAAPVSMLTIVFLAVQFLEIRKEAFKLYLVIVGIALLNAFYFLIFKSMNDVIWRMPTFLLPFLLIFGFILTKLKREGVKVTYFFLGYIVILGGLITQVLRSYGIFISDNILVVYAYNMGLLITGLFMTLSQTEKFKILKEEKEEAQQELIKDLQIRERVIEEKVVERTEKIKAQNEIIELKNKELEWVNNELNKQRVQIQDLNSQLQIENEQLHVDVEHLESARVLMQEVTLEEFENMFPTDESCYDYLEEIKWKNGYNCKKCGNELYAKGTGPNSRRCKKCNYNESVTSGTLFHRLHFPIKKAFYMVFIVYSKKGDISSTKIAELLEMRQNTCWKFSKKIKEAMDVKIHEFGSEEELKKKGWEALILA comes from the coding sequence ATGAAAATATTAAAAAGTAATTATTTAAACTTTATTATAATATTCTGGTTCTGTTTACCTATTGCTGCTTCAGCAAATGATAAATCACCGTTCTTAATAGAAGTTCCAGATTATGTTGACAAAATTTTTATTCCATCATCAAAAGTGATGGTATTAAAAGATAGAGACTCAAGATATACAATAGACCAAATTGTAAATAATAATGCAAAAAACTTTATTCCTCTTCCCAAGGTGGATAACATTGTTTTATCTGAAGAATCTTACAGTTATTGGGTTAAAATCCAATTAGAAGGAGAAGCATTATCGAAAGATCGTTGGTTTTTTGAAATTCCTGATAGTCATGTCGGTGAAATTATTGCCTATATGCAAGTTGGAAACGATCCTCCAGTCTTAATGGAAAAGGCAGGGTATGATCATATTTATACGACAAGAACATTTAGACACAAGAATATCATCTTTCCCATCGACCAATTAAATATTGGTGATAATAAAGAGGTGAAAGTATATTTAAAATACACTTCACTGTTTCTAAATGTATTGTTCTATAAGATTAGTAAGTCAGAAACATTTTTAGAGTATTCCAATACAGAATACTTAATGCTTGGGTTAAACTATGGTATTCTAGTTTGTTTAATTATTACCTCACTTCTACTATATATTACCATTAGAGACAAATCATTGATTTTCTTAATAGCATTCTTAATTGGTAGTATTTGTGTGGGCCTCACCGAAGATAATTTAGGAGCAGAATATCTATTTACCAATAAGCCCTTTCTGAATTATATTCTAATGAAGTACGCTGCTCCTGTGAGTATGCTAACGATTGTTTTCCTTGCTGTACAATTTTTAGAGATTAGAAAAGAAGCATTTAAACTCTATTTAGTAATTGTTGGTATTGCCTTATTGAATGCATTTTATTTCTTGATCTTTAAATCCATGAACGATGTGATTTGGAGAATGCCAACATTTCTATTGCCTTTCTTATTGATCTTTGGATTCATTTTAACGAAACTAAAAAGAGAAGGTGTTAAGGTGACTTACTTCTTTTTAGGATACATTGTGATTTTAGGAGGTTTAATCACCCAAGTATTGAGAAGTTATGGGATTTTTATCTCTGACAACATCTTAGTAGTGTATGCCTACAATATGGGATTACTTATAACGGGGTTATTCATGACGTTATCCCAAACTGAAAAATTTAAAATTTTAAAAGAAGAGAAAGAGGAAGCACAACAAGAACTAATTAAAGACCTCCAAATAAGAGAAAGAGTTATTGAAGAAAAAGTAGTTGAAAGAACCGAGAAAATTAAAGCCCAGAACGAGATCATTGAATTAAAAAATAAAGAATTAGAGTGGGTTAACAATGAATTGAATAAACAAAGGGTTCAAATTCAAGACTTAAATAGCCAATTACAAATAGAAAATGAACAGCTGCATGTAGATGTTGAACACTTAGAAAGTGCAAGGGTACTGATGCAGGAGGTAACCTTAGAAGAGTTTGAAAATATGTTCCCTACTGATGAAAGCTGCTATGATTATCTAGAGGAAATTAAGTGGAAAAACGGTTATAACTGTAAGAAATGCGGTAATGAGCTGTATGCAAAAGGTACAGGTCCTAATAGTAGACGATGTAAAAAGTGTAATTATAATGAATCAGTTACCTCAGGAACCTTATTTCATCGTCTACATTTCCCAATTAAGAAGGCCTTTTATATGGTATTTATTGTATACTCTAAAAAAGGGGACATCTCTTCTACTAAGATTGCAGAGCTTTTAGAGATGAGACAGAATACATGTTGGAAGTTTTCAAAGAAAATCAAAGAAGCAATGGATGTGAAAATTCATGAATTTGGTTCAGAAGAAGAATTAAAAAAGAAAGGATGGGAAGCATTGATTTTGGCTTAA
- a CDS encoding SusC/RagA family TonB-linked outer membrane protein produces MKFYLQLKKQFTLLLCIGMLITANVVNAQERVISGVVKDASDQSVLPGVSVQIKGTSTGTITDFDGHFKLSLNPQAEVVVFSYIGYSPQEVTIGTQTEFTVNLEQDVEQLEEVIVVGYQVQKKSVVTGAIASVKADDITQTPVQNAAQSLQGKTPGVLVAPVSGQPGAGIDIRVRGTGSNGSNTPLYVVDGVQMDNINFLNPNDIESIEVLKDAASAAIYGSRGANGVVLVSTKKGKAGRTIVSYDGYYGIQEAWRQAPVMNAREYMTFHNEGSINAGGAPRFTQDEINSNTVDTDWQDEMFKQAPIQSHTVQMSGGTESSQFLASVGYFGQQGIVAPEKSNFDRYSIRLNSSHKISQYFKAGSNITFSREEKEGINEQNQFGGVLQNALLHDPLTPVWEDDPTKIQEYDTYAVKPANKDGRYYGISEQGLREVVNPMARINNTYSDDASNKFLGNVFLEVTPGIKGLRFKTDFGVDIGNWSNRGYNPEAYYNNVNQVATSGINQAAGSYLAFQWENVLTYEKKIGDHKVDALLGTTTRNGSGTSVGASRNNLQIPGWQYAWVSNGADDETQKGYGGQDWQHRLVSFFGKVGYNYKEKYLVSFTARYDGSSNFGPNNKFGFFPSVQAGWILSQEDFLKNNDVVNFLKLRGSWGRVGNENIGAFGYLELFGQTPSYPFGTTQVMVPGYAITSMSNPDLKWEQAQEVDLGIDMGFLDDKVTATVDVYSRERQNLLGVLPVPGFTGVGGPNYNLGTVRNQGIEASLTYSKRDGDFHFDVTVNGSYNDNKVMEVANGDGKIYGPGLFQTEGQLMMEEGYSLPYFYGFKTDGIFQNQGEIDAHANEGSPIQPDAQPGDIRYVDVNGDGVIDQNDRTNIGSPVHSWMYGLNVRMDYKGFDFSMFWQGQAGGSLVNGTLRPDLRQAENYPSRYLNRWTGEGTTNSFPRFTYDDRNQNLTRMNDMVHVEDASYLRLKNLQIGYTLPQKVSKKVGMSKLRMYVSGNNLLTFTNYTGMDPEVAHGGAWVGYDNGSYPQARAYLFGLNVTF; encoded by the coding sequence ATGAAATTTTATCTACAGTTAAAAAAGCAATTTACTCTACTGCTATGCATTGGTATGTTAATAACTGCTAATGTGGTGAATGCACAAGAGAGAGTAATTTCAGGCGTTGTAAAAGACGCAAGTGATCAATCTGTACTACCAGGTGTTAGCGTACAGATTAAAGGTACATCAACCGGTACTATCACCGATTTTGATGGTCATTTTAAATTATCATTAAACCCTCAAGCTGAAGTTGTAGTATTTTCTTACATTGGATATTCTCCTCAAGAAGTTACAATTGGAACCCAAACAGAATTTACAGTCAACTTAGAGCAAGATGTTGAACAATTAGAAGAAGTAATCGTTGTTGGTTACCAAGTCCAAAAGAAATCAGTTGTTACTGGTGCTATTGCTTCAGTTAAAGCTGACGACATCACGCAAACTCCTGTACAAAATGCAGCACAATCATTACAAGGTAAAACTCCAGGTGTTTTAGTAGCTCCTGTTTCTGGTCAGCCAGGTGCCGGTATTGATATTCGTGTTCGTGGTACGGGTTCAAATGGAAGTAACACTCCATTATATGTTGTTGATGGTGTACAAATGGACAACATCAACTTCTTAAACCCAAATGATATTGAATCGATCGAAGTATTAAAAGATGCTGCCTCAGCGGCAATCTATGGATCGAGAGGTGCAAACGGTGTAGTTTTAGTATCTACTAAGAAAGGTAAAGCAGGTAGAACAATTGTTTCATATGATGGTTACTATGGTATTCAAGAAGCATGGAGACAAGCTCCCGTAATGAATGCAAGAGAATATATGACTTTCCACAACGAAGGTTCAATTAACGCTGGTGGTGCTCCTCGTTTTACTCAAGACGAAATTAACTCAAATACAGTTGATACAGATTGGCAAGACGAAATGTTTAAACAAGCACCAATTCAAAGCCATACTGTACAAATGTCTGGTGGTACTGAATCATCACAATTCTTAGCTTCAGTAGGTTACTTTGGTCAACAAGGTATTGTAGCTCCAGAGAAATCAAATTTTGATAGATATTCTATTCGTTTGAATTCTTCACACAAGATTTCACAATACTTTAAGGCCGGATCAAACATCACTTTCTCAAGAGAAGAAAAAGAAGGAATCAATGAACAAAACCAATTTGGTGGTGTTTTACAAAATGCATTGTTACATGATCCATTAACTCCAGTATGGGAGGATGATCCTACAAAAATCCAAGAATACGATACTTATGCAGTAAAACCTGCTAACAAAGATGGTCGTTACTATGGTATTTCAGAGCAAGGTTTAAGAGAGGTGGTTAACCCAATGGCTCGTATCAACAATACTTACTCTGATGATGCTTCAAATAAGTTTTTAGGTAACGTATTCTTAGAAGTAACACCAGGTATTAAAGGATTAAGATTTAAAACAGATTTCGGTGTAGATATCGGTAACTGGAGTAACAGAGGTTACAACCCAGAGGCTTACTACAATAATGTAAATCAAGTAGCTACTTCTGGTATTAACCAAGCTGCGGGTTCTTATTTAGCTTTCCAATGGGAAAATGTATTAACCTACGAAAAGAAGATTGGTGATCATAAAGTAGATGCCTTATTAGGTACTACAACAAGAAATGGTTCTGGTACTAGTGTAGGTGCTTCTAGAAATAACTTACAAATTCCAGGATGGCAGTATGCATGGGTTTCAAACGGTGCAGATGATGAAACTCAGAAAGGTTACGGTGGTCAAGATTGGCAACATAGATTAGTATCTTTCTTTGGTAAGGTAGGTTATAACTACAAAGAAAAGTACTTAGTATCTTTCACAGCTCGTTATGATGGTTCTTCTAACTTTGGACCAAACAATAAATTCGGTTTCTTCCCTTCAGTTCAAGCAGGTTGGATTCTTTCACAAGAAGACTTCTTAAAGAATAATGATGTTGTTAACTTCTTGAAATTAAGAGGTTCATGGGGTAGAGTTGGTAACGAAAACATTGGTGCTTTCGGTTACTTAGAATTATTCGGACAAACTCCTTCATATCCTTTCGGAACAACTCAAGTAATGGTACCAGGTTATGCAATTACTTCAATGTCTAACCCTGATCTTAAGTGGGAGCAAGCACAAGAAGTTGATTTAGGTATTGATATGGGATTCTTGGATGACAAAGTTACAGCAACTGTAGATGTTTACTCAAGAGAGCGTCAAAACTTATTAGGAGTACTTCCTGTTCCAGGTTTCACTGGTGTTGGTGGTCCTAACTACAACTTAGGTACAGTTAGAAACCAAGGTATTGAAGCATCATTAACTTACTCGAAAAGAGATGGTGATTTCCACTTTGATGTGACTGTAAACGGTTCATACAACGATAACAAAGTAATGGAAGTAGCTAACGGAGATGGTAAAATTTACGGTCCTGGCTTATTCCAAACTGAAGGTCAATTAATGATGGAAGAAGGTTATTCACTTCCTTACTTCTACGGATTTAAAACTGATGGAATCTTCCAAAATCAAGGTGAGATCGATGCTCATGCAAATGAAGGAAGCCCAATCCAACCAGATGCTCAACCAGGTGATATTCGCTATGTTGATGTTAACGGAGATGGTGTAATTGATCAAAATGATAGAACGAACATTGGTTCACCGGTTCACTCATGGATGTACGGTTTAAATGTTAGAATGGATTACAAAGGTTTTGACTTCTCAATGTTCTGGCAAGGACAAGCAGGTGGTAGCTTAGTAAATGGTACATTAAGACCTGACTTAAGACAAGCAGAAAACTATCCATCACGTTACCTTAACCGTTGGACAGGTGAAGGAACAACAAATTCATTCCCTCGCTTTACTTATGACGATAGAAACCAAAACTTAACACGTATGAACGATATGGTTCATGTTGAAGATGCTTCATACTTACGTTTGAAAAACCTTCAAATTGGTTACACTCTACCACAAAAAGTAAGTAAGAAAGTAGGTATGAGTAAATTAAGAATGTATGTGTCTGGTAACAACTTACTGACATTTACAAACTACACTGGAATGGACCCAGAAGTTGCTCACGGTGGTGCATGGGTAGGTTATGACAATGGTTCATACCCTCAAGCAAGAGCTTACTTATTCGGTTTAAATGTAACGTTCTAA
- a CDS encoding RagB/SusD family nutrient uptake outer membrane protein — translation MKIKDILVAGSILVGVMSTTSCTQYLELTPTDKQSADTFFKTSTEAKQALVGIYEKLRSDYNGYTNSVQFFDMAMGDDSYVGGDPSGTDMIEYQRIMRFSAQTNNYAAQVAWNKCYGGIQRANTLLANYDNIDFTTAEEDIKNNYKGEALFLRAHFYFELVRLFENIPMYTEPLIGDAWKELEQATPEAVYAQIAQDMNDAVALMATEAPEGDEGRLTKYAAEAELAKVFLFYTGYYNKTSLPTTSGAEITSSQVVTMLEDVIANSGASLVTDYADLFNQNGNYNTEAIFEIAFANTGSGDWGDYSYGNMFCQVNGPRGHNSDILVQGWGFNSPSRDLETSFEDGDARKAATIVYAKDLIDAAGSIYQANYNFTSMHGFKYTTHKWNQADVNVELNWAQNFQYIRLADVLLMAAELTVDSNNGQASGYVNQVRNRAGLASISGVTLEDIKQERRVELAHEGHRYFDVLRWSNGNMANVSSEINVSNYTLTPPTETDATYIDDQGQNLTGDLGNATDFEITFDESKKGFLPIPQSEIDLHPMLKQNAGY, via the coding sequence ATGAAAATCAAAGATATATTAGTTGCAGGTAGCATTTTAGTAGGCGTTATGTCGACTACTTCATGTACTCAATACTTAGAATTGACACCAACAGATAAGCAGTCTGCAGATACATTCTTCAAGACTTCTACAGAAGCGAAACAAGCTTTGGTTGGTATTTACGAAAAACTTCGTTCTGATTATAATGGTTATACAAACAGCGTTCAGTTTTTTGATATGGCCATGGGAGATGATTCATATGTAGGTGGGGATCCATCAGGTACAGATATGATCGAGTACCAACGTATTATGCGTTTCTCAGCTCAAACAAACAACTATGCTGCTCAAGTAGCTTGGAATAAATGTTATGGTGGTATTCAAAGAGCTAACACTCTTTTAGCCAACTATGACAATATCGACTTCACAACAGCTGAAGAAGATATCAAAAACAACTATAAAGGTGAAGCTTTATTTTTAAGAGCACACTTTTACTTTGAGCTTGTACGTTTGTTTGAAAATATTCCAATGTATACAGAGCCATTAATTGGTGATGCTTGGAAAGAACTAGAGCAAGCTACTCCGGAAGCTGTTTATGCACAAATTGCACAAGACATGAATGATGCTGTTGCATTAATGGCAACAGAAGCTCCAGAAGGAGATGAAGGTAGATTAACAAAATACGCTGCAGAAGCTGAATTAGCTAAAGTATTTTTATTCTACACAGGTTATTACAATAAGACTTCTTTACCAACTACATCAGGTGCAGAAATTACTTCATCTCAAGTAGTTACAATGTTGGAAGATGTTATTGCTAATTCAGGTGCATCACTAGTTACAGATTATGCTGATCTTTTCAACCAAAATGGTAACTATAACACAGAAGCTATTTTTGAAATTGCATTTGCTAATACAGGTTCAGGAGATTGGGGAGACTATTCATATGGTAATATGTTCTGCCAAGTCAATGGTCCTCGTGGGCATAACAGTGATATCTTAGTGCAAGGTTGGGGATTCAATTCACCATCTAGAGACTTAGAAACATCTTTTGAAGATGGTGATGCTAGAAAAGCAGCAACAATTGTTTATGCAAAAGATCTAATTGATGCAGCAGGTTCTATTTACCAAGCAAATTATAATTTTACGTCAATGCATGGCTTCAAGTACACAACTCACAAGTGGAATCAAGCAGATGTGAATGTAGAATTGAACTGGGCACAGAACTTCCAGTATATCCGTTTAGCAGATGTTTTATTAATGGCTGCTGAATTAACAGTAGATTCAAATAATGGTCAAGCTTCTGGTTATGTAAATCAAGTTCGTAATAGAGCAGGTTTAGCTTCAATTTCTGGTGTTACTTTAGAAGACATCAAACAAGAAAGAAGAGTAGAATTAGCACATGAAGGTCATCGTTACTTCGATGTATTAAGATGGTCAAATGGTAATATGGCAAATGTTTCATCAGAGATTAATGTTTCTAATTATACATTAACTCCTCCAACTGAAACAGATGCTACATATATTGATGATCAGGGTCAAAACTTAACAGGAGATTTAGGTAATGCTACAGACTTCGAAATTACTTTTGATGAGTCTAAAAAAGGTTTCTTACCAATTCCTCAAAGTGAGATTGACTTACATCCAATGTTAAAACAAAACGCGGGCTATTAA